One window of the Azospirillum sp. TSH58 genome contains the following:
- a CDS encoding iron ABC transporter substrate-binding protein, which produces MAGVGAGLLLALLAGPAAAERTVTDSSGRRVAVPDRVERVFPAGPPASVVVYMLAPDKLLGWTRAISPPERPFLPDRYADLPELGRLTGRGNTVNLETVVAAKPDVVVDVGSTAPTFVSLADRVQEQTRVPTLLIDGHLAESARTFRTLGALMGVAERGEELARYAERTLNDVRRRFDDVPEGRRLKVYMARGPRGLQTGIRGSINVEALDVAGVRNVAAEKLGSGGLVNVSMEQVLAWQPDAIVTIDRGFYESVWTDPLWQGVKAVRDRRVYLSPGLPFTWIDSPPAANRLLGLRWLGAVLYPELFPEDLREETRRFYALFYHREPTAEQIDALLAGSRPPG; this is translated from the coding sequence ATGGCGGGCGTGGGGGCCGGGCTGCTGCTCGCCCTGCTGGCCGGGCCGGCGGCGGCGGAGCGGACCGTCACGGACTCCTCCGGGCGCCGCGTCGCCGTGCCGGACCGGGTGGAGCGTGTGTTCCCCGCCGGGCCGCCGGCCTCCGTCGTCGTCTACATGCTGGCGCCCGACAAGCTGCTGGGCTGGACGCGGGCGATCAGCCCGCCGGAGCGGCCCTTCCTGCCCGACCGCTACGCCGACCTGCCGGAGCTGGGGCGGCTGACCGGGCGCGGCAACACCGTCAATCTGGAAACCGTGGTGGCGGCGAAGCCGGACGTCGTCGTCGATGTCGGCAGCACCGCCCCGACCTTCGTCTCGCTGGCCGACCGGGTGCAGGAGCAGACGCGGGTGCCGACCCTGCTGATCGACGGGCATCTCGCCGAATCCGCGCGCACCTTCCGCACGCTCGGCGCGCTGATGGGCGTGGCGGAGCGGGGGGAGGAACTGGCCCGCTACGCCGAGCGGACGCTGAACGACGTGCGCCGCCGCTTCGACGACGTGCCGGAGGGCAGGCGTCTGAAGGTCTACATGGCGCGCGGGCCGCGCGGCCTGCAGACCGGCATCCGCGGCTCCATCAACGTCGAGGCGCTGGACGTCGCCGGGGTGCGCAACGTCGCGGCGGAGAAATTGGGCAGCGGCGGGCTGGTCAACGTGTCGATGGAGCAGGTGCTGGCCTGGCAGCCGGACGCCATCGTCACCATCGACCGCGGCTTCTACGAGAGCGTGTGGACCGACCCGCTGTGGCAGGGGGTGAAGGCGGTGCGCGACCGGCGCGTCTACCTCTCGCCGGGCTTGCCCTTCACCTGGATCGATTCCCCGCCCGCCGCCAACCGCCTGCTCGGCCTGCGCTGGCTGGGCGCCGTCCTCTATCCGGAGCTGTTTCCGGAGGATCTGCGCGAGGAGACGCGACGTTTCTATGCCCTCTTCTACCACCGGGAGCCCACCGCGGAGCAGATCGACGCCCTCCTCGCCGGCAGCCGCCCGCCGGGGTGA
- a CDS encoding LysR substrate-binding domain-containing protein, which yields MELLELRYFVQVADLGSFSKASVKLGITQPALSRQVQKLEHELRTSLFYRHGRGVSLTQQGRKLYDVVRHLLGALSEIKEEIQDQSERLTGSVTLGLPPSICATLGAPLARRFHENYPDATLRIHEVFSGTLLEWVEGGRLDLAVLYDARRGRSMLSSPLLVENLLLVQSAKDAVAGEDGPVEVETLGGLRFVLPGLENGLRRVVDAAVRRADIDLQVDMEIDSVTAIKQLVEEGMGSTILPFGAVHREVRQGRLIAREISSKDMHAMLVTATPLHQPVSKATRALLRLIHAEVAKCVANGVLKGKVVAPGSAGENSAP from the coding sequence ATGGAACTTCTGGAACTGCGCTACTTTGTTCAGGTGGCCGACCTTGGCAGCTTTTCCAAGGCGTCGGTCAAGCTTGGCATCACCCAGCCGGCGCTCAGCCGGCAGGTGCAGAAGCTGGAGCACGAGCTGCGCACCAGCCTGTTCTACCGCCATGGGCGCGGCGTCTCGCTGACCCAGCAGGGGCGCAAGCTCTACGACGTGGTGCGCCATCTGCTGGGCGCCCTGTCGGAGATCAAGGAGGAGATCCAGGACCAGTCGGAACGGCTGACCGGGTCCGTCACGCTGGGCCTTCCGCCGTCGATCTGCGCCACGCTGGGGGCGCCGCTGGCCCGCCGCTTCCACGAGAACTACCCCGACGCCACGCTGCGCATCCACGAGGTGTTCAGCGGCACGCTGCTGGAATGGGTCGAGGGCGGGCGCCTGGACCTCGCCGTGCTCTACGACGCCCGGCGCGGGCGCAGCATGCTGTCCTCGCCGCTGCTCGTGGAGAATCTGCTGCTGGTCCAGTCCGCAAAGGACGCGGTGGCCGGCGAGGACGGGCCGGTCGAGGTGGAGACGCTAGGCGGTCTGCGCTTCGTGCTGCCGGGGCTGGAGAACGGCCTGCGCCGGGTGGTGGACGCGGCGGTGCGGCGGGCCGACATCGACCTGCAGGTCGACATGGAGATCGATTCCGTCACGGCCATCAAGCAGCTGGTGGAGGAGGGCATGGGCTCGACCATCCTGCCCTTCGGCGCCGTCCACCGCGAGGTGCGGCAGGGCCGGCTGATCGCCCGCGAAATCAGCTCGAAGGACATGCACGCCATGCTCGTCACCGCGACGCCGCTGCACCAGCCGGTGTCGAAGGCGACGCGCGCCCTGCTGCGGCTGATCCACGCCGAGGTGGCGAAATGCGTCGCCAACGGCGTGCTGAAGGGCAAGGTCGTCGCCCCCGGCAGCGCGGGGGAGAACAGCGCCCCCTGA
- a CDS encoding FecCD family ABC transporter permease has translation MPSSTTGSPPRSRSTPSSPAAARRGEVPFALTLGGVAALLVAAVCVAFSTGAYPVAPGELAGLLAAKLGLGSAAVAPAVETVIWDIRGPRVLTAMLVGAGLAASGAAYQGLFRNPLVSPDILGVSSGAALGAVLGIFASLPVLAIQGMAFAGGLLAVGVVLAVASAIRGRDPVLVLVLGGVVIGALLGSGVALLKYLADPYNQLPAITFWLLGSLSAVNRGDLAALVPPVAVALLPLVLLRWRLDVMTLGDEEATALGVPVRVVRIVVIAAATLMTAAAVSVSGIVGWVGLLVPHLARLMVGPAFVRLLPTAVLLGAAYLLAVDTLARSLGPVELPLGVLTAVIGTPVFLWLLAFGKRGWS, from the coding sequence ATGCCCTCTTCTACCACCGGGAGCCCACCGCGGAGCAGATCGACGCCCTCCTCGCCGGCAGCCGCCCGCCGGGGTGAGGTGCCCTTCGCGCTGACTCTGGGCGGGGTGGCGGCGCTGCTGGTCGCCGCGGTCTGCGTCGCCTTCAGCACCGGCGCCTATCCCGTCGCGCCGGGGGAGCTGGCCGGGCTGCTCGCGGCCAAGCTGGGGCTCGGGAGCGCCGCCGTCGCTCCGGCGGTGGAGACGGTGATCTGGGACATCCGCGGCCCGCGCGTGCTGACCGCCATGCTGGTGGGGGCCGGGCTGGCCGCCTCGGGAGCGGCGTACCAGGGGCTGTTCCGCAACCCGCTGGTCTCGCCGGACATCCTCGGCGTGTCGTCGGGGGCGGCGCTGGGGGCGGTGCTGGGCATCTTCGCCTCGCTGCCGGTCCTCGCCATCCAGGGCATGGCCTTCGCGGGCGGGCTGCTGGCGGTGGGGGTGGTGCTGGCCGTCGCCTCGGCCATCCGCGGGCGGGACCCGGTGCTGGTCCTGGTGCTGGGCGGCGTGGTGATCGGGGCGCTGCTGGGCTCCGGCGTGGCTCTGCTGAAGTATCTGGCCGATCCCTACAACCAGTTGCCGGCGATCACCTTCTGGCTGCTCGGCAGCCTGTCGGCGGTCAACCGCGGCGACCTCGCGGCGCTGGTGCCGCCGGTGGCGGTGGCGCTGCTGCCGCTGGTCCTGCTGCGCTGGCGGCTGGACGTGATGACCCTGGGCGACGAGGAGGCGACGGCGCTCGGCGTGCCGGTGCGGGTGGTGCGGATCGTGGTGATCGCCGCGGCGACGCTGATGACCGCCGCCGCCGTGTCGGTCAGCGGCATCGTCGGCTGGGTCGGGCTGCTGGTGCCGCACCTCGCCCGGCTGATGGTCGGCCCGGCCTTCGTCCGGCTGCTGCCCACGGCGGTGCTGCTGGGGGCGGCCTATCTGCTGGCGGTGGACACGCTGGCGCGCAGCCTGGGCCCGGTGGAATTGCCGCTGGGCGTCCTGACGGCGGTGATCGGCACGCCGGTCTTCCTCTGGCTGCTCGCCTTCGGAAAGCGCGGCTGGTCATGA
- a CDS encoding cytochrome c oxidase subunit 3 family protein codes for MTETAAPTTVVAADGAADGEAADWGPLSSLPGNPMMWILILGELAAFGAMFIGFAVTRALDPATFDASQAQLDRLLGGVNTMVLVTSGWLVAVAVRRRASGRSHRAAMLGAMALGGVFLAIKAVEYGDKIGRGLTLETNSFFQLYYLLTGFHAMHVAAGIIILGIVTWWDSLENLETGAAFWHMVDLIWVLLYPIVYLLR; via the coding sequence ATGACGGAAACGGCCGCGCCGACGACGGTGGTCGCCGCGGATGGCGCTGCGGACGGGGAGGCCGCCGACTGGGGGCCTCTCTCCAGCCTGCCCGGCAACCCCATGATGTGGATTCTCATCCTGGGGGAGCTGGCGGCCTTCGGGGCGATGTTCATCGGCTTCGCGGTGACGCGCGCCCTCGACCCGGCGACCTTCGACGCCTCGCAGGCGCAGCTGGACCGTCTGCTCGGCGGCGTGAACACCATGGTCCTGGTCACGAGCGGCTGGCTGGTCGCGGTCGCCGTGCGGCGCCGGGCCTCGGGCCGCTCCCATCGCGCGGCGATGCTTGGCGCGATGGCCCTCGGCGGGGTGTTCCTCGCCATCAAGGCGGTCGAGTACGGCGACAAGATCGGCCGGGGCCTCACGCTGGAGACCAACAGCTTCTTCCAGCTCTATTATTTGCTGACCGGCTTCCACGCGATGCACGTCGCCGCGGGGATCATCATCCTGGGCATCGTCACGTGGTGGGACAGCCTGGAGAATCTGGAGACCGGGGCCGCCTTCTGGCACATGGTGGACCTGATCTGGGTGCTGCTCTACCCCATCGTCTATCTGCTGAGGTGA
- a CDS encoding ABC transporter ATP-binding protein encodes MSARLSVEDLAFGYGERVVGAGVAFTVAAGEVLCLLGPNGGGKTTLFKTLLGLLPPRGGRVRVDGEDTAGWSPRRRALAFGYVPQAGAGQFPFTVREMVLMGRTAHRGAFSAPAASDHAAAEAALERLGIGHLAERDWLRISGGERQMALIARALAQAPRVLVLDEPTASLDFGNQVRVLEQVRRLADGEGGEGLTVVFSTHHPEQAFAIADRVALLHGGRLARFGTPEAVITAAMMREVYGTEVEVVAVGADGMRVCLPVGLKRPGSGPVGRGEPTRRR; translated from the coding sequence ATGAGCGCGCGGCTGTCGGTGGAGGATCTCGCCTTCGGCTACGGCGAGCGGGTGGTCGGCGCCGGGGTCGCCTTCACCGTGGCGGCGGGGGAGGTGCTGTGCCTGCTCGGCCCCAACGGCGGCGGCAAGACGACGCTGTTCAAGACGCTGCTCGGCCTGCTGCCGCCGCGCGGCGGGCGGGTGCGGGTCGATGGCGAGGACACCGCCGGCTGGTCGCCGCGCCGCCGGGCGCTGGCCTTCGGCTACGTCCCGCAGGCGGGGGCCGGGCAGTTTCCCTTCACGGTGCGCGAGATGGTGCTGATGGGCCGCACCGCACACCGCGGCGCCTTCAGCGCCCCCGCCGCGTCCGACCACGCCGCCGCGGAGGCCGCGCTGGAACGGCTGGGCATCGGGCATCTGGCCGAGCGCGACTGGCTGCGCATCAGCGGCGGCGAGCGGCAGATGGCCCTGATCGCCCGCGCGCTGGCCCAGGCGCCGCGCGTCCTGGTGCTCGACGAGCCGACCGCCAGCCTGGACTTCGGCAATCAGGTGCGCGTGCTGGAGCAGGTGCGGCGGCTGGCGGACGGCGAGGGGGGTGAGGGGCTGACGGTCGTCTTCTCCACCCACCACCCGGAGCAGGCCTTCGCCATCGCCGACCGGGTGGCGCTGCTGCACGGCGGGCGGCTGGCCCGCTTCGGCACGCCGGAGGCGGTCATCACCGCCGCGATGATGCGCGAGGTCTACGGGACGGAGGTCGAGGTGGTGGCCGTGGGGGCGGACGGGATGCGGGTGTGTCTGCCGGTCGGGCTTAAGAGGCCGGGCTCAGGTCCGGTAGGACGGGGAGAGCCGACCCGCCGCCGGTGA
- a CDS encoding acyl-CoA dehydrogenase family protein, whose protein sequence is MSSTPTSNGPLPLSGLPADLLSTTAAALDAVARLAEAAERGVAALVAPDGRVDAAALDRHQVAAHGFAWVATYAEALRQMQGWAERLDRAGRLGELEACMLQAAFGEYLAQLDGGLAMSQGEIVRPADFGLDDAERAAFRTDAVRRLIAAGNASALRLRIAERLADALHGGGFGEAALEDEALDMVREQFRRFVADVVEPHAHEWHLKDELIPMPVVEQMAEMGVFGLTVPEEDGGLGMGKLAMCVVTEELSRGYIGVGSLGTRAEIAAELIRLGGTAEQRARWLPRLASGEILPTAVFTEPNTGSDLGSLRTRAVLDGDTYRVTGAKTWITHASRSDLMTLLVRTDPDAPGYRGLSMLLAEKPRGTEADPFPAEGMSGGEIPVLGYRGMKEYEIGFDGFAVPRENLLGEVEGQGFKQLMATFESARVQTAARAVGVAQNAMELGLRYAQERVQFGRPLAAFPRVAGKLAWMAVETMIARQLTYFAAREKDSDRRCDIEAGMAKLLAARVAWSNADNAVQIHGGNGYAVEYPISRVLCDARILNIFEGAAEIQAQVVARGLLTRRN, encoded by the coding sequence ATGTCGTCCACCCCAACCTCCAACGGCCCGCTTCCGCTCTCCGGCCTTCCGGCCGACCTGCTGTCCACCACGGCGGCGGCGCTCGACGCGGTGGCGCGGCTGGCCGAGGCCGCCGAGCGCGGCGTCGCCGCGCTGGTGGCGCCGGACGGGCGCGTGGACGCCGCCGCGCTCGACCGCCATCAGGTGGCGGCGCACGGCTTCGCCTGGGTGGCGACCTACGCCGAGGCGCTGCGCCAGATGCAGGGCTGGGCGGAGCGGCTGGACCGCGCCGGCCGGCTGGGCGAGCTGGAGGCCTGCATGCTCCAGGCCGCCTTCGGCGAGTATCTGGCGCAGCTCGACGGCGGTCTGGCGATGAGCCAGGGCGAGATCGTCCGCCCCGCCGATTTCGGGCTGGACGACGCGGAGCGGGCCGCCTTCCGCACCGACGCGGTGCGCCGGCTGATCGCCGCCGGCAACGCCTCCGCCCTGCGGCTGCGCATCGCCGAACGGCTGGCCGACGCGCTGCACGGCGGCGGCTTCGGCGAGGCGGCGCTGGAGGACGAGGCGCTCGACATGGTGCGCGAGCAGTTCCGCCGCTTCGTCGCCGACGTGGTGGAGCCGCACGCCCACGAGTGGCACCTGAAGGACGAGCTGATCCCGATGCCGGTCGTCGAGCAGATGGCCGAGATGGGCGTCTTCGGCCTGACCGTGCCGGAGGAGGATGGCGGGCTCGGCATGGGCAAGCTCGCCATGTGCGTGGTGACGGAGGAGCTGTCGCGCGGCTACATCGGCGTCGGCTCGCTCGGCACCCGCGCGGAGATCGCCGCCGAGCTGATCCGGCTGGGCGGCACCGCCGAGCAGCGGGCACGCTGGCTGCCGCGCCTCGCGTCCGGCGAGATCCTGCCGACCGCCGTCTTCACCGAGCCCAACACCGGGTCCGACCTGGGCAGCCTGCGCACCCGTGCGGTGCTGGACGGCGACACCTACCGCGTCACCGGGGCGAAGACCTGGATCACCCACGCCAGCCGCTCCGACCTGATGACGCTGCTGGTGCGCACCGACCCGGACGCCCCCGGCTACCGCGGCCTGTCGATGCTGCTGGCCGAGAAGCCGCGCGGCACCGAGGCGGACCCCTTCCCGGCCGAGGGCATGAGCGGCGGCGAGATTCCGGTTCTCGGCTATCGCGGCATGAAGGAGTACGAGATCGGCTTCGACGGCTTCGCGGTGCCGCGCGAGAACCTGCTGGGCGAGGTCGAGGGCCAGGGCTTCAAGCAGCTCATGGCGACCTTCGAATCCGCCCGTGTGCAGACCGCCGCCCGCGCCGTCGGCGTGGCGCAGAACGCCATGGAGCTTGGCCTGCGCTACGCCCAGGAGCGCGTCCAGTTCGGCCGTCCGCTGGCCGCCTTCCCGCGCGTCGCCGGCAAGCTCGCCTGGATGGCGGTGGAGACGATGATCGCCCGCCAGCTCACCTACTTCGCCGCGCGCGAGAAGGACAGCGACCGCCGCTGCGACATCGAGGCCGGCATGGCCAAGCTGCTGGCGGCGCGCGTCGCCTGGTCGAACGCCGACAACGCGGTGCAGATCCACGGCGGCAACGGCTACGCGGTGGAATATCCGATCAGCCGTGTGCTGTGCGACGCCCGTATTCTGAATATTTTCGAAGGGGCGGCGGAAATCCAGGCCCAGGTTGTGGCGCGCGGCCTGCTCACCCGGCGCAATTGA
- a CDS encoding cytochrome C oxidase subunit IV family protein, whose product MAILTRTWMLLMVLTAVSMWAGHGEGAGGLGPLGVGLVLAAATVKADRILTHYLDLRRADGGWRAGFRILLTLLGAAIFGIYALYPMIGAALR is encoded by the coding sequence ATGGCGATCCTGACACGCACCTGGATGCTTCTGATGGTCCTTACCGCCGTCTCAATGTGGGCCGGGCATGGCGAGGGTGCCGGCGGTCTCGGCCCGCTCGGGGTTGGACTCGTCCTCGCCGCGGCCACCGTCAAGGCCGACCGGATTCTCACCCATTACCTGGACCTTCGCCGCGCCGACGGCGGCTGGCGGGCGGGGTTCCGGATCCTGCTCACCCTGCTGGGGGCGGCGATTTTCGGGATTTACGCTCTTTATCCGATGATCGGCGCGGCTCTGCGTTGA
- a CDS encoding glucose 1-dehydrogenase codes for MTKRLDGKVALITGAAQGLGLAMAETFVREGARVAVVDINGDAAKAVAERLGESAIGIAANVTRMADVEMTIAASVEKFGRLDILVNNAGSTHANGPFENVTEEEFDRVFALNVKSIYLYSKAVVATMRAQKSGVILNLGSTAGLRPRPGLVWYNATKGAVHNITKSLALELAPDNIRVCALAPVATETPLLATFMGGDTPEKRARMMGIVPLGRLGQPTDVANAALYLASDEAAFLTGVVLEIDGGRCV; via the coding sequence ATGACGAAGCGTCTGGACGGCAAGGTCGCCCTGATCACCGGTGCGGCGCAGGGGCTGGGCCTCGCGATGGCCGAGACCTTCGTGCGCGAGGGCGCCCGCGTCGCGGTCGTGGACATCAACGGCGACGCCGCCAAGGCGGTCGCGGAACGGCTGGGCGAGTCCGCCATCGGCATCGCCGCCAACGTGACCCGCATGGCCGATGTCGAGATGACCATCGCCGCCTCCGTCGAAAAGTTCGGGCGGCTGGACATCCTGGTGAACAACGCCGGCTCCACCCACGCCAACGGCCCGTTCGAGAACGTGACGGAGGAGGAGTTCGACCGCGTCTTCGCGCTGAACGTCAAGTCGATCTACCTCTATTCCAAGGCGGTGGTCGCGACCATGCGGGCGCAAAAGTCCGGCGTGATCCTGAATCTCGGCTCCACCGCCGGCCTGCGGCCGCGTCCGGGTCTGGTCTGGTACAACGCGACCAAGGGTGCCGTGCACAACATCACCAAGTCGCTGGCGCTGGAGCTGGCGCCGGACAACATCCGCGTCTGCGCCCTGGCCCCGGTCGCCACCGAGACGCCGCTGCTCGCCACCTTCATGGGCGGCGACACCCCGGAGAAGCGCGCGCGCATGATGGGCATCGTGCCGCTGGGCCGCCTGGGCCAGCCGACCGACGTCGCCAACGCCGCCCTCTACCTCGCCTCGGACGAGGCGGCCTTCCTGACCGGCGTGGTGCTGGAGATCGACGGCGGGCGCTGCGTGTAA
- the purT gene encoding formate-dependent phosphoribosylglycinamide formyltransferase: MFTAKILLLGSGELGKEFVIAAKRLGCEVIACDSYANAPAMQVADAAEVFSMLDADALRAAIAKHTPDFIVPEVEAIRTEVLHEFEDAGLTVVPSARAATMTMNRDRIREVAAVELGLRTSKYRYAESLEEVIAGAEHTGLPCVVKPVMSSSGKGQSTVRTAAELEAAWTYAVANMRGDRRKVIVEEFVPFEYEITLLTVRTREGILFCEPIGHRQERGDYQESWQPVPMPAALLDDAKDMAAKVVDNLGGYGIFGVEFFVTRDEVVFSELSPRPHDTGMVTLLSQNLSEFDLHARAILGLPIPAIHVRGPSASAVILADREAERFAIEGLADAMRVGSAEHDVDVRLFGKPTTRKNRRMGVALAAGTDTDDARERALKAASAVSIRYE, encoded by the coding sequence ATGTTCACGGCCAAAATCCTTCTTCTCGGCTCGGGCGAACTCGGGAAGGAGTTCGTCATCGCCGCCAAGCGCCTCGGCTGCGAGGTCATCGCCTGCGACAGCTACGCCAACGCCCCGGCGATGCAGGTCGCCGACGCGGCGGAGGTCTTCTCCATGCTCGACGCGGACGCCCTGCGCGCGGCCATCGCCAAGCACACGCCCGACTTCATCGTGCCGGAGGTCGAGGCCATCCGCACCGAGGTGCTGCACGAGTTCGAGGACGCCGGCCTGACCGTCGTCCCCTCCGCCCGCGCCGCCACCATGACGATGAACCGCGACCGCATCCGCGAGGTCGCCGCGGTGGAGCTGGGGCTGCGCACCTCCAAGTACCGCTACGCCGAGAGCCTGGAGGAGGTGATCGCCGGGGCGGAGCACACCGGCCTGCCCTGCGTCGTCAAGCCGGTCATGTCCTCCTCCGGCAAGGGGCAGAGCACCGTCCGGACCGCGGCGGAGCTTGAGGCCGCCTGGACCTACGCCGTCGCCAACATGCGCGGCGACCGCCGGAAGGTCATCGTCGAGGAGTTCGTGCCCTTCGAGTACGAGATCACCCTGCTGACCGTCCGCACCCGCGAGGGCATCCTGTTCTGCGAGCCGATCGGCCACCGGCAGGAGCGCGGCGACTATCAGGAATCCTGGCAGCCGGTGCCGATGCCCGCGGCGCTGCTCGACGACGCCAAGGACATGGCGGCGAAGGTCGTGGACAATCTCGGCGGCTACGGCATCTTCGGCGTCGAATTCTTCGTCACCAGGGACGAGGTGGTCTTCTCCGAGCTGTCGCCGCGCCCGCACGACACCGGCATGGTGACCCTGCTGTCGCAGAACCTGTCGGAGTTCGACCTGCACGCCCGCGCCATCCTGGGCCTGCCGATCCCGGCGATCCACGTTCGCGGCCCGTCCGCCTCCGCCGTCATCCTGGCCGACCGCGAGGCGGAGCGCTTCGCCATCGAGGGTCTGGCCGACGCCATGCGCGTGGGCAGCGCGGAGCATGACGTGGACGTCCGCCTGTTCGGCAAGCCGACGACCCGCAAGAACCGCCGCATGGGCGTGGCGCTCGCCGCCGGCACCGACACCGACGACGCGCGCGAACGGGCGCTGAAGGCGGCCTCGGCGGTCAGCATCCGCTACGAGTAA
- a CDS encoding CoA transferase, translating into MSSLLSDLRVVEVSAFIAAPLGGMTLAQLGAEVIRIDPIGGNIDYRRWPVAPNGTSLYWTALNKAKRSVTLALDRPEGREIAQAIITASGENAGFLLTNLPASGWMGYEALSAKRDDLIMLRLTGNPDGSAAVDYTVNCASGFPMATGRGGEPVNHVLPAWDVAAGLYLATGLLAAERHRRRTGRGQEVTVALADVMLATVGNLGYLADVRVNGAVRPPMGNDLYGAYGRDFATADGRRAMVVAISNRQWKALGKATGLTERLAMIGPLMDVDMNDEGGRFVARDAISAVLAPWFAARTLSEVESAFAGAGVLWGPYRDFGQLVAEDARCSTANPLFREVEQPEVGPLLVPGSPLGFPGLGERTDHRPAPILGQDTDAVLADLLGLPSVEIGRLHDAGIVA; encoded by the coding sequence ATGTCCTCGCTTCTCTCCGATCTGCGCGTCGTCGAGGTGTCGGCCTTCATCGCAGCGCCATTGGGCGGCATGACGCTGGCCCAGCTGGGCGCGGAGGTGATCCGCATCGACCCGATCGGCGGCAACATCGACTACCGGCGCTGGCCGGTGGCGCCGAACGGCACCAGCCTCTACTGGACCGCGCTGAACAAGGCGAAGCGGTCGGTGACGCTGGCGCTCGACCGGCCGGAGGGGCGGGAGATCGCCCAGGCGATCATCACCGCCTCGGGCGAGAACGCGGGTTTCCTGCTGACCAACCTGCCGGCCAGCGGCTGGATGGGCTACGAGGCGCTGTCGGCCAAGCGCGACGACCTGATCATGCTGCGGCTGACCGGCAACCCGGACGGGTCGGCGGCGGTCGACTACACCGTCAACTGCGCCAGCGGCTTCCCGATGGCGACCGGGCGGGGCGGTGAGCCGGTGAACCATGTGCTGCCGGCCTGGGACGTCGCCGCCGGCCTCTATCTGGCGACCGGCCTGCTGGCGGCGGAGCGGCACCGCCGCCGCACCGGGCGGGGCCAGGAGGTGACGGTGGCGCTGGCCGACGTGATGCTGGCGACCGTCGGCAACCTCGGCTACCTCGCCGATGTCCGGGTGAACGGCGCCGTGCGACCGCCGATGGGCAACGACCTCTACGGCGCCTACGGCCGCGATTTCGCCACCGCCGACGGGCGGCGGGCGATGGTCGTCGCCATCTCCAACCGCCAGTGGAAGGCGCTGGGCAAGGCGACCGGGCTGACCGAGCGGCTGGCGATGATCGGCCCGCTGATGGACGTCGACATGAACGACGAGGGCGGGCGGTTCGTGGCGCGCGACGCCATCTCCGCCGTGCTCGCCCCCTGGTTCGCGGCGCGCACCCTGTCCGAGGTGGAGAGCGCCTTCGCCGGGGCGGGCGTGCTGTGGGGTCCGTACCGGGACTTCGGCCAGCTGGTGGCGGAGGACGCGCGCTGCTCCACCGCCAACCCGCTGTTCCGCGAGGTCGAGCAGCCCGAGGTCGGGCCGCTGCTGGTTCCCGGTTCGCCCCTTGGCTTCCCCGGCCTGGGCGAGCGCACCGACCACCGCCCGGCGCCCATCCTGGGGCAGGACACCGACGCGGTGCTGGCCGACCTGCTCGGCCTGCCGTCCGTCGAGATCGGCCGCCTGCATGACGCCGGCATCGTCGCCTGA